CGCGAGCGGGTGAGCGATACGCACTTGCCGTGGATCCGAGACCTGCCCCGCGTGCTACCTGGGCTCTTCGCCGAGGCCGGCCGGCGGGCCCGCGAGGCCGGCTTCGACGGCGTGGAACTGCACTACGCCCACGCCTACACGATGGCCTCCTTCCTCTCCCGCCTGAACGCGCGCGAGGACGGCTACGGCGGCTCGCGCGAGCACCGCGTGCGCCTGCCGCTGGAGGTGCTGGCGGCCGTACGCGGGCGCGTTGGCCACGACTACGTCGTGGGCATCCGCTACCTCGGCGACGATGTCGTCGCGGATGGCAGCCGGATCGACGATGCGGTCTGGTTCGGGGCGCGCTTCGCCGCATCCGGCGTCGATTACCTCTCCGTGTCCAAGGGCGGGCGGTTCGAGGACGCCCGGCAGCCCAAGGTCGGCGAGGCGGTCTATCCCTACACCGGGGAATCGGGCTACGAGTGCATGCCCACCGTCGTCTCCGACGAGCGGGGGCCGTTCGGGCGGAACGTGCCGCTGGCCGCGGCGATCCGCGGCACCGTTCGCGAGGCCGGCCACGAGACGCCGGTCGTCACCAGCGGCGGCATCTTCTCCTTCGACCAGGCCGAGGGCATCCTGCGCCGCGGCGAGGCCGACTTCGTCGCGGCCGCTCGCCAGACGCTGGCCGACCCCGACTGGTTCAAGAAAGTGCGGCTAGGCCTCGGCGGCCTCGTCCGGCGCTGCGAGTTCACGAACTACTGCGAGGGCCTCGACCAGCGGCACAAGCAGGTGACGTGCAAGCTCTGGGACCGCCGGTTCGGGCCCGGCGAGCCGGCTGTACGGCTGGCTGCCGACGGCAAGCGCCGGCTGACCCCGCCCTCGTGGCGGCTCAGCGAAAGTGACGCAGCACGTAGCGGTGGTCGCGGTAGCTGAGGACGGCGCCCTCTTCGACGATCTTCTCCACCAGGATGCCGCCGTCGAGCGTCTCGCCTTCCAGATAGCGACGGCCGTTGATGAAGACCTTGCGGTCTCCCGGGCTCTGCGCGTACACGAGGGCCTCCAGCCGCAGCTGGGACACGGCCGCCCGGAACGATGGAGGCAGATCGGCGGGGACCGCGGCCTTGACGCTCGCGCCCGCCGAGCCGGCGGAAGGCGGTGGCGCCGGGGTTCCCGCGGCTGCGCCGCGCGCGACTTCCACCTCTCGAGCCGCGTCCGAGCCGGGAACCGTGATCCTGACGCGTGGCCCGGACTCGGCGGTACGCACGCTCGAGCCCGGATCGGGAATCTCGGGTCCCCCGATCCGACGCTCGTTCGAGGCGCTGGCCGGAGGAGCGGGGGGCGCCGACACAGGCTCCGCCGGCTGGGCGCCAACGGGAGCAGCCGTCGAGGGCGCCGACGCGACGACGGCCGGAGCAGGCTCGGTTGACGGCGGCGATCCGGGCGGCACGGCAGCGGCAGCCGCCGCCGAAGCCGGCGCGTCGGATGCCGCCGGTGGTGGGCCCGCCGCGTCCGCAGCCGGTGCTTCGGCCTGCGTCGTCGGCGACGGAGCGGGCGGCGTCTCGGGGCGGTACCAGAGCAGCAGCGCCAGCAGCCCCGCGTTGACGAGCAGCACGCCCGACACGACGGGCACCCAGATGCGCCGGCCGGCCGCGCTCGGGCCGTGGACGGTGGCCAGGTCGGGAATCGCGCGCCCTCGCCGCTGCCGCTCGACCTTTCTCAGGGCTTCGAGGATGTAGGACATGCGCGCCTACCGTGCCGCCGCCGACAGCCGTGGCTTGCCGGGCTCACGAACCGCCGCGCTCAGATGGGCTAGCGTCTCCTCGCCGGCGATGCCGTCGTCGGCCAGTAGCCGGCTCCGCTGGAAGGCCGTGACCTCGCGGATGACGTCGGGGTCGTAGACGTCGCTCTCGGTGTCGAGGGACGCGCCGTTCACGGCGACGAGCTGGCGCCGCAGCCATCGCACGTCGGGGCCCCGCTGGCCGGGCACCAATACGCTGTCTGACAGCGGGGCCGACCAGAGCAGCACGAACGCCCCGTTCCAGTACTGGTCGATCTCGGCGAGCGGGAACATGAGCTGCTGACCCCCGAAGTCCAGTGTGGCCCGCTGCTCTTCCAGAGCGATCACGGTGGCGAAGTACTGCTCGCCGGCCCGCATGCGCAGCTCGATGACGGCGGGCAGATCCAGCCGGCGCAGCCAGCCCCAGGTGCCGTTGCGGGCCAGGCAGCGCAGGCCCGCCGCCTGCCCGAACTGGCACACGTCGGCGGCGTCGGAGAAGCGAAGCCCCCAGCGGGCGAACAGGGTGGAGAAGGCCTTTGGCCTGTCCGTCCGCATGGAAGGGCTCGTCAAGACCTCCTCGAGGGGGATCTCGAGCCCGGGCACCGCGGGCGGGCCCGCCGCTCCATTGCCGGACAAGGCCGGCGGCATGTCGGTCGCGGTCACCAGCGCGACACCGCTCACGTCGCCGGCAGGCTTCGAGGCGCTGAACACGTCGGGCAGCCGATCGGTGGTGACGAGCACGGCCGCCAGCGCCAGCACGCTCACCCCAGCGCCCAGCCACGGCCACCGGCGGCGTGCGATCCGGGCTCCCCGGACCTCCCGCGCCGCCCGCCGGACCGTGCGCGCGTCGACCCAGCTCCTCGTGCTCGCGTAGGCTCCCAGCAGCGCGCGGTCGCAGATGACGTTGATCAGGCGCGGCACGCCGCGGGACAGACGGTGGATCTCTCGCAGGGCCCAGGGCGAGAAGAGCATCCGCGTCCGACCGGCCACGGCGAGGCGATGGATGATGTAGGCGCGGGTCTCGTCGAAGCTGAACGGCCGCAGGTGATAGCGCGCCGTCACCCGCTGGGCCAGCTGCCGCAGCTCCGGCCGCTCCAGCAGGGCCCCGAGCTCGGTCTGGCCGATGAGGATGATCTGCAGGAGCTTGTCGCGGGCGGTCTCGAGGTTGGTGAGGAGCCGCACCTGCTCCAGCACGTCGGCGCTGAGGTTCTGGGCTTCGTCGATGATGAGCACGGTGCGACGGCCGCGTTCGTGGGCGCTCAGCAGGTGACGGTACAGGCTGTCCACGAGCAGCTTGACGCTCGTGGCGCCCGGCTGGTAGGGCACACGCAGCTCGTCGCAGACGGCGGCGAGCAGCTCGTGGCTGGTGAGGCGGGGATTGAAGATCAAGGCCACGTCGACGTCCGCGGGAAGCTGCTCGAGCAGACAGCGGCACATCGTCGTCTTGCCCGTGCCCACCTCGCCGGTGAGCTGCACGAAGCCGTCCCCCTGACTGATCCCGTAGATCAGGTGGGCCAGGGCCTCCCGATGGCGCTCGCTCATGTAGACATAGCGAGGATCCGGGGTGAGGGAGAACGGCAACTCGGCGAGGCCGAAGTGCTCGGCGTACATTCGGGTTATTCCATATCCAGCAGACAGAGGTCCGCCCGGCCGGCGGCGACGATCGAGTTGACGTCGGCGGGCGTGGCCGTCATGGTCGGCACGCCCGCCTCGTGGCGAATGCGGTCGCTGAGGGCTATCCGGTCAACGGAGATCACGTCACAGCCGCGGGCTTTCAGCATCCGGGCCGCCTCCACCGAGGCCTCTGGCGTCTTCATGGCGATTCTCGCGGACAGGGGCTTGCCGGCAGGCCAGACCGCGCGCACGGCGTCGACCAGGTCGAGCGAGGCGCCGTGAGCCAACTCGATCTCGAGCAGGTCGAACCCCGTCTCGCTCGCCATTCGAGCGGTACCCGGTGCCCTGGGGCCGGCCACCCGCAGGCCGACCGCCGCTTTCGGCTGCTTGTGAAGGGCGTCCCGCCGCCAGGCCGTCAGGCGCCGGGGCTCGCACGTCTCCGTGGTGTGGGGCTGCCGGCCCGCGTCGCTCGGCGCGGCGATCACCAGCCCCGCGTCACCGGCGGCCGGAGATGCCGGGTCTGCTGCAGAAACGACGAGCCGGTTGCTGAGGACGAGGTCCCGCAGCCGGAAGGGCGTGAGCGCGGGAGGCGGGGCCGGCTCGACCGGCACCGCGGCGCCGCTCTGCTGGGCGGCCACGTCGGCGAACCAGCGCTCGAGCGTCTCCACGAACCTGGCGTCGCGCGCCCGCAGCGTGTCGTACGTGACGCGCAGGCTCCGCGTGAGCAGGCTGAACGCGAACTGCAGCGGCTCCAGGCGGCCGACGTAGCGCTCGGTCTGCTCGAACCACTCCAGGCTGGCCTGGGCCGCCCGCTGCAGGGCCTCGACGTGGGGCCGCCGCTCGCGCTCGTAGGCCGCCAGCGCTTCGGCCACGCGCGGGGACCGGCGCAGCGCCGCGCTCAGCGCGATGGCGTCCTCCATCGCCAGCCTGGTTCCCGAGCCGACGGAGAAGTGGGCGGTGTGAGCGGCGTCGCCCACGAGGACGATGTTGCCCCAGTGCCAGCGGGTGTTGCGCACGGTCGGGAAGCGCCGCCAGAGCGAGCGGTTCTTGAGGATGCGGTGGCCGCCGAGCTCACGAGCGAACAGGCCCTCCGTGAAGGCCACGGTGTCGTCCTCGGTGGCCGCGTCCAGGCCGGCCCGCACCCAGGTGGCGGGGGTCGTCTCCACGATGAAGGTCGACAGCCGCTGGTCGTAGCGGTAGGCGTGCACCCGCCAGAGGCCGTGCTCGCTCGCCTTGAAGAAAAAGGTGAAGGCCCGGAACGGAAACGTCGTGCCCAGCCACACGAAGCGATTGGACCGCCAGTCGATCTCGGGGCCGAAGCGCTCGGCATGGCGGGTGCGGAGGGCGCTGTTGACCCCATCGGCGGCGACGACCAGGTCGGCGTCGGCGAGCTGCGCCGGATCGGCCACCTCCCGCTCGAACTGGAGCCGCACGCCCAGCTGCCGGCAGCGGCGCTGCAAGATGTCGAGCAGCTCCTGGCGGCTCAGCCCGGAGAACCCGTGCCCGGCGGAGGTGAGCACCTGACCCTGGTAGTGGATGTCGATGTCGTCCCAGTGGGTCAGGGCCCGGCTGATCTCGGCGCCGCTCTCGGGGTCGGCCTCGGTGAAGTGCCCGAGCGTGGCGTCGGACAGCACGACGCCGAAGCCGAACGTCTCGTCGGGCCGGTTGCGCTCGATGACGGTGACGTCGTGGGCGGGGTCGGCCTTCTTCATGAGGATGGCGAAGGAGAGCCCCGCGGGTCCCCCACCGATGCTCACGATCCGCACACTTGATTGTAGGCCCAAACCCCCGCCTGTACACTCAACCATCGTGCTTCCAGCCCCTCAGGCCGGCTTCCTGCCCTTCGTCCGCCGCTGGTTCGAGGCGGCCTTCGCCGAGCCCACCCGGCCGCAACAGGAGGGCTGGCCAGCGATCGCCTCCGGCCGAGACACGCTCATCGTGGCGCCTACGGGCTCCGGCAAGACCCTGGCGGCGTTCCTGTGGGCCCTGGACCACCTCCACCGGCTGGGGCTCGAAGGCCGCCTCGAGGATCGCGTGTACGTCGTGTACGTGTCGCCCCTGCGGGCGCTGAACAACGACATCGAGAAGAACCTGCGCGAACCGCTGGCCGGGATCCGGGCCGCCGCCGCCACGGACGGCCTGTCGCTCCCCGAAGTGCGCGTGGCCGTCCGCACCAGCGACACGCTGGCGGCCCAGCGCCAGGCCATGACGCGGCGGCCGCCCCACGTGCTCATCACCACGCCCGAGTCGCTCTACATCCTGCTCACCGCCGAGCGCTTCCGCCCGGCGCTGGCCCAGGCCCGCTTCGTCATCGTCGACGAGGTGCACGCCTTGATGGCGAGCAAGCGCGGCGCTCACCTGGCCCTGTCCCTGGAGCGGCTGCAGGCCCTGGCCGAGTCGGAGGACGGCGGCCGCCGACCGCAGCGGATCGGGTGCTCGGCCACCGTGCGACCGGTGGAGGAGGCCCTGGCTTTCCTGACCGGCACCACCGGGCGCGAGGCCGTCGTCGTCGACGCCGGATTCTCGCGTGAGCTCGAGCTTCACGTGATGGCTCCGGTCGACGACTTCCTGACGAGCCCGAGCGACACGATCTGGGACGCCGCCCTGCAGCAGATCACGGACCTGGTCGAAGCTCACCGCACCACGCTCGTGTTCGCCCAGAGCCGGCGCTCGGCGGAGCGCCTGGCTCGCGACCTCGACGACCGGATCGGCGGCGGACGGGTGGCCGCTCACCACGGCTCGCTGTCCCGTCGGGCACGTCTGGAGGCGGAGGGCCGGCTCAAGGCCGGCGAGCTGAAGGCCCTGGTGGCCACCTCGTCGCTGGAGCTCGGCATCGACGTCGGCGCCATCGACCTGGTCGTCCAGGTCCAGTCGCCCCGGAACATCGCCGCCGGCCTGCAGCGGGTGGGCCGGGCCGGTCACCAGCTCTCGCGCGTGTCCCGCGGC
This genomic window from Candidatus Methylomirabilota bacterium contains:
- a CDS encoding NADH:flavin oxidoreductase, producing the protein MPDRDRGDGGAALSSVRAERRRIRHALPDVRWPTREEATGALWFSPARIGGLAVAERTWVPAMVPWRATEDGVVTPEVLEWYARFAEGQPGALVVEATGIRDIPSGPLLRIGDDRFIPGLSTLVDVVRRKSEGRTRLFIQIIDFLAVKRRPEPATFFDRYLAITPELRRRLATALGADRWREAPEADVRARLAGAERALLEAVLTSRELEALDYGYRERVSDTHLPWIRDLPRVLPGLFAEAGRRAREAGFDGVELHYAHAYTMASFLSRLNAREDGYGGSREHRVRLPLEVLAAVRGRVGHDYVVGIRYLGDDVVADGSRIDDAVWFGARFAASGVDYLSVSKGGRFEDARQPKVGEAVYPYTGESGYECMPTVVSDERGPFGRNVPLAAAIRGTVREAGHETPVVTSGGIFSFDQAEGILRRGEADFVAAARQTLADPDWFKKVRLGLGGLVRRCEFTNYCEGLDQRHKQVTCKLWDRRFGPGEPAVRLAADGKRRLTPPSWRLSESDAARSGGRGS
- a CDS encoding FAD-dependent monooxygenase; translated protein: MRIVSIGGGPAGLSFAILMKKADPAHDVTVIERNRPDETFGFGVVLSDATLGHFTEADPESGAEISRALTHWDDIDIHYQGQVLTSAGHGFSGLSRQELLDILQRRCRQLGVRLQFEREVADPAQLADADLVVAADGVNSALRTRHAERFGPEIDWRSNRFVWLGTTFPFRAFTFFFKASEHGLWRVHAYRYDQRLSTFIVETTPATWVRAGLDAATEDDTVAFTEGLFARELGGHRILKNRSLWRRFPTVRNTRWHWGNIVLVGDAAHTAHFSVGSGTRLAMEDAIALSAALRRSPRVAEALAAYERERRPHVEALQRAAQASLEWFEQTERYVGRLEPLQFAFSLLTRSLRVTYDTLRARDARFVETLERWFADVAAQQSGAAVPVEPAPPPALTPFRLRDLVLSNRLVVSAADPASPAAGDAGLVIAAPSDAGRQPHTTETCEPRRLTAWRRDALHKQPKAAVGLRVAGPRAPGTARMASETGFDLLEIELAHGASLDLVDAVRAVWPAGKPLSARIAMKTPEASVEAARMLKARGCDVISVDRIALSDRIRHEAGVPTMTATPADVNSIVAAGRADLCLLDME
- a CDS encoding general secretion pathway protein GspB; the encoded protein is MSYILEALRKVERQRRGRAIPDLATVHGPSAAGRRIWVPVVSGVLLVNAGLLALLLWYRPETPPAPSPTTQAEAPAADAAGPPPAASDAPASAAAAAAVPPGSPPSTEPAPAVVASAPSTAAPVGAQPAEPVSAPPAPPASASNERRIGGPEIPDPGSSVRTAESGPRVRITVPGSDAAREVEVARGAAAGTPAPPPSAGSAGASVKAAVPADLPPSFRAAVSQLRLEALVYAQSPGDRKVFINGRRYLEGETLDGGILVEKIVEEGAVLSYRDHRYVLRHFR
- a CDS encoding AAA family ATPase, whose amino-acid sequence is MYAEHFGLAELPFSLTPDPRYVYMSERHREALAHLIYGISQGDGFVQLTGEVGTGKTTMCRCLLEQLPADVDVALIFNPRLTSHELLAAVCDELRVPYQPGATSVKLLVDSLYRHLLSAHERGRRTVLIIDEAQNLSADVLEQVRLLTNLETARDKLLQIILIGQTELGALLERPELRQLAQRVTARYHLRPFSFDETRAYIIHRLAVAGRTRMLFSPWALREIHRLSRGVPRLINVICDRALLGAYASTRSWVDARTVRRAAREVRGARIARRRWPWLGAGVSVLALAAVLVTTDRLPDVFSASKPAGDVSGVALVTATDMPPALSGNGAAGPPAVPGLEIPLEEVLTSPSMRTDRPKAFSTLFARWGLRFSDAADVCQFGQAAGLRCLARNGTWGWLRRLDLPAVIELRMRAGEQYFATVIALEEQRATLDFGGQQLMFPLAEIDQYWNGAFVLLWSAPLSDSVLVPGQRGPDVRWLRRQLVAVNGASLDTESDVYDPDVIREVTAFQRSRLLADDGIAGEETLAHLSAAVREPGKPRLSAAAR